A window of Hallerella porci contains these coding sequences:
- the gap gene encoding type I glyceraldehyde-3-phosphate dehydrogenase produces MLKLGINGFGRIGRMVFRAAVENFSKDIQVVGINDLLDPDYLAYMLKYDSVHGQFKHDIKVEGNFLIVDGNKIQVFAEKDPTNITWGALDVDVVVESTGFFLTEELASAHLKAGAKKVIMSAPSKDATPMFVYGVNHKTYAGQKIISNASCTTNCLAPISKVLNEKFGIVRGLMTTVHAATATQKTVDGPSKKDWRGGRGILENIIPSSTGAAKAVGKVLPELNGKLTGMSLRVPTSDVSFVDLTAELKTAPGADKDSAYAAICKAMKEASEGELKGILGYTDEAVVSTDFRNCSCTSIFDAKAGIQLDPTFVKVCAWYDNEWGYSNKVCEMARVITAK; encoded by the coding sequence ATGCTCAAACTTGGCATTAACGGATTCGGACGTATCGGCCGCATGGTTTTCCGCGCAGCTGTTGAAAACTTCTCTAAAGACATCCAGGTTGTCGGTATCAACGACCTTCTTGACCCGGACTACCTCGCATACATGCTGAAGTATGACTCCGTGCACGGTCAGTTCAAACACGACATCAAGGTCGAAGGCAACTTCCTGATCGTTGACGGCAACAAGATTCAGGTCTTTGCTGAAAAAGATCCGACCAACATCACTTGGGGCGCTTTGGACGTTGACGTCGTCGTCGAATCCACCGGTTTCTTCCTCACCGAAGAACTCGCTTCCGCTCACCTCAAGGCTGGTGCCAAGAAGGTCATCATGTCTGCTCCGTCCAAGGACGCAACTCCGATGTTCGTCTATGGCGTGAACCACAAGACCTACGCTGGTCAGAAGATCATTTCGAACGCTTCCTGCACCACCAACTGCCTCGCTCCGATTTCGAAAGTCTTGAACGAAAAGTTCGGCATTGTCCGTGGCCTTATGACCACCGTTCACGCTGCAACTGCTACTCAGAAGACTGTTGACGGTCCGTCGAAGAAGGACTGGCGCGGTGGCCGTGGCATCCTCGAAAACATCATCCCGTCTTCTACGGGTGCTGCTAAGGCTGTTGGCAAGGTTCTTCCGGAACTCAATGGCAAGCTCACTGGTATGTCTCTCCGCGTGCCGACTTCCGACGTTTCTTTCGTCGACTTGACCGCTGAACTCAAGACTGCTCCGGGTGCTGATAAGGATTCTGCATACGCAGCAATCTGCAAGGCTATGAAGGAAGCTTCTGAAGGCGAACTCAAGGGCATTCTCGGTTACACCGACGAAGCAGTCGTTTCGACCGACTTCCGTAACTGCTCTTGCACTTCTATCTTCGACGCTAAGGCTGGCATCCAGCTCGACCCGACCTTCGTGAAGGTTTGCGCTTGGTACGATAACGAATGGGGCTACAGCAACAAGGTTTGCGAAATGGCTCGCGTTATCACCGCTAAGTAA